A stretch of Malus sylvestris chromosome 11, drMalSylv7.2, whole genome shotgun sequence DNA encodes these proteins:
- the LOC126588421 gene encoding probable serine/threonine-protein kinase WNK11, with translation MPSENEDQSDKESFIEIDPTGRYGRYNELLGCGAVKKVYRAFDQEEGIEVAWNQVKLRNFTNDPAMIERLYSEVRLLRSLMNKNIITLYNVWRDAEHNTLNFMTEVCTSGNLREYRKKHKHVSMKALKKWSKQILEGLEYLHTHEPCVIHRDLNCSNVFINGNVGQVKIGDLGLAAIVGKNHSAHSVLGTPEFMAPELYEEDYTEMVDIYSFGMCVLEMVTLEIPYSECDNVAKIYKKVSSGVRPQALNKIKDPEVRVFVEKCLAQPRARPSATELLKDPFFYEVDGDDNDGDV, from the exons ATGCCGAGTGAAAACGAAGATCAGTCGGACAAAGAATCATTCATCGAAATTGACCCAACAGGGCGCTACGGTCGGTACAACGAGCTCCTAGGGTGCGGGGCTGTTAAAAAGGTGTACCGGGCTTTCGATCAAGAGGAGGGCATAGAGGTGGCATGGAACCAAGTGAAGCTACGTAACTTCACGAACGATCCTGCTATGATTGAAAGGCTCTACTCTGAGGTTCGGCTTCTCAGGTCGTTGATGAACAAGAACATCATCACTTTGTACAATGTGTGGCGGGACGCTGAGCATAACACGCTCAATTTCATGACTGAGGTTTGTACAAGTGGGAATTTGAGGGAGTACAGGAAGAAGCATAAGCATGTTTCGATGAAGGCCTTGAAGAAGTGGTCAAAACAGATCTTGGAAGGGCTGGAGTATTTGCATACTCACGAACCTTGTGTTATTCATAGAGATCTCAATTGCAGCAATGTATTTATCAATGGGAATGTTGGCCag GTGAAGATTGGTGATTTGGGATTGGCTGCTATAGTGGGAAAGAACCATTCAGCACATTCGGTGTTAGGGACTCCAGAATTTATGGCGCCAGAGCTGTATGAAGAAGATTACACTGAGATGGTGGACATCTACTCATTTGGTATGTGTGTGCTTGAGATGGTAACCTTGGAAATACCCTATAGTGAATGTGACAATGTTGCAAAAATATACAAGAAGGTATCCTCAGGAGTAAGACCCCAGGCCTTGAACAAAATCAAAGACCCGGAGGTGAGGGTGTTTGTTGAGAAGTGCCTCGCCCAGCCTAGAGCGAGGCCTTCCGCTACTGAACTTCTCAAGGATCCCTTCTTTTATGAAGTTGACGGTGACGATAATGACGGAGACGTTTAA